The following proteins come from a genomic window of Maribacter sp. HTCC2170:
- a CDS encoding M23 family metallopeptidase, whose translation MAKKVKKRKDIKRKLLHKYRLVILNESTFEEKISFKLSRLNVFVTGSLCIIGLIGLTILLIAFTPLREYIPGYSSTKLKRQATELTYKTDSLVNTLYYTNRYLNNIRMVLRGDIENNEINRDSLFEQFKLDPSSVDLDPIKEDSLLRAEVALEDKYNLFERNSDKSNLVLFPPLNGTLSEKYNRDIKHFAVDVVAPKDTPVKAVANGIVIFAEWTTETGYVIILEHKDGLLSVYKHNGSLSKSQGDIVRAGEVIASVGNTGEFTTGPHLHFELWDNGNPVNPLDFIDFK comes from the coding sequence ATGGCTAAAAAAGTAAAGAAAAGAAAGGATATCAAAAGAAAGCTGCTGCACAAGTATCGCCTGGTAATCCTTAATGAAAGTACTTTTGAAGAAAAAATAAGCTTTAAACTAAGTCGTTTAAATGTATTCGTAACAGGATCACTTTGTATAATTGGTCTAATCGGCCTTACCATATTACTCATAGCGTTTACACCTCTACGTGAGTACATACCTGGCTATTCTTCTACCAAACTGAAAAGACAGGCGACCGAACTCACCTATAAAACAGACTCTTTAGTAAACACATTATATTATACCAATAGGTATTTGAATAATATTAGAATGGTGCTCCGGGGTGATATTGAGAATAATGAGATAAATAGAGATTCTTTATTCGAGCAATTTAAATTGGATCCATCAAGTGTTGATTTAGATCCTATAAAAGAGGATTCGCTACTGAGAGCAGAAGTTGCTTTAGAGGATAAATATAATTTGTTTGAAAGAAACAGTGATAAGTCCAACTTAGTGCTTTTTCCGCCCTTAAACGGAACATTGTCTGAAAAATACAATAGAGATATTAAGCATTTTGCTGTAGATGTTGTTGCCCCCAAAGACACCCCTGTAAAAGCTGTGGCCAACGGTATAGTAATTTTTGCTGAATGGACGACTGAAACGGGATATGTGATTATACTTGAACATAAAGATGGTCTATTGAGTGTTTATAAACACAATGGTTCTCTGAGCAAATCACAGGGTGATATTGTTCGTGCCGGAGAAGTCATTGCTTCAGTGGGCAATACCGGTGAATTTACCACAGGCCCTCATTTGCATTTTGAATTATGGGACAATGGCAACCCTGTTAACCCCTTGGATTTCATAGATTTTAAATAA
- a CDS encoding twin-arginine translocase TatA/TatE family subunit, whose amino-acid sequence MTALQIFLAIGPWQIAIVVMVVLLLFGGKKIPELMRGLGSGIKEFKDASKEEEKIEDNNDK is encoded by the coding sequence ATGACAGCTTTACAGATATTTTTAGCAATAGGTCCGTGGCAAATAGCAATCGTTGTAATGGTTGTTCTTCTTTTGTTTGGAGGAAAAAAAATCCCTGAATTAATGAGAGGGCTCGGAAGTGGAATCAAAGAATTTAAAGATGCCTCCAAAGAGGAGGAAAAAATTGAGGATAACAACGACAAATAG
- a CDS encoding OmpA family protein translates to MKIKYYILAVIYFLFLHIGVVAQATPSSEITGIYSDNFQSNYSKLNESSTEADLFEAAADIKGILQRKLTNLNKIEDGYYIVAGVFGKNRNAKKAAKKHRKLGFDAGYIHNPENKMNYLYLQHHENWETAIDAASTDLDGLYKEAVWILNVANGDNNEAMDVEEVSYEMLESQKTSDDNYSRQNTTQGKPNRSKLIEKADIYFDKMWYAEAAELYEQALNKSEKNHSFDIIQKAGDAHYFNTNMEKAYHWYNLLYENYGKEMSADNIFKYAHSLKGTGKYARSKRLMRLYNRKMQDPDASISRDVAENALPNEVVLDELRNSKQEFDVLNLAINSKYSEFSPMFHSDGQIVYASSNDTSIFNTRKYKWNNQPFLDLYVAKLNEESQELKDAIKFSKAVNTKYHEASVTFAPDNETMYFTRNNYGKKLKRDKKGVNHLKIYRSTKVNGEWTEAREVPFNSDDYSTGHPALSPDGKLLYFVSDMPGTIGQTDIFVVDVLGDGSFSEPRNLGPGINTERKEMFPFINKEKLYFSSNGHVGLGGLDVFEAAIDEEEGFLEVKNVGKPINSNKDDFSYIVNEENQKGFFASNRRGGKGDDDIYSFKRLVVEEVPENLNAIAGVVTELITGNIMPKALVTLLDENNMKIKEMVANDDGTFLFEDLEGNTKYTVKTTRQDYFDEEVGVSTKDNEVVNTEVALRRLKEMIAVEDGIRKLKTEMIYFDFDKSYIRKDASEELDKLVQVMTEYPTMVIKIESHTDSRGARVYNKYLSEKRAKSTRAYIISKGIDANRIQSAIGYGEERLINGCDGSVRCSEANHLLNRRSEFIIVEM, encoded by the coding sequence ATGAAAATCAAATATTACATACTAGCAGTTATATACTTTCTGTTCCTCCATATTGGTGTTGTGGCCCAAGCGACTCCATCATCAGAAATAACAGGAATCTATAGCGATAATTTCCAATCGAATTATAGTAAATTAAACGAGTCTTCCACAGAAGCTGACCTTTTTGAAGCAGCAGCAGATATCAAAGGAATACTGCAAAGAAAACTGACAAACTTAAATAAAATAGAAGATGGGTATTACATTGTCGCTGGAGTTTTTGGAAAGAACCGAAATGCTAAAAAGGCAGCAAAAAAACATAGAAAATTAGGTTTTGACGCCGGATATATCCACAATCCTGAAAACAAGATGAACTATCTGTATCTACAGCATCATGAAAATTGGGAAACGGCGATAGATGCGGCCAGTACCGATCTTGATGGATTATACAAAGAAGCTGTTTGGATATTGAATGTGGCCAATGGTGATAATAACGAGGCTATGGATGTCGAGGAAGTATCTTACGAAATGTTGGAAAGTCAAAAAACTTCCGATGACAATTACTCAAGACAAAATACAACACAAGGCAAACCAAATCGAAGTAAACTTATTGAAAAAGCTGATATTTATTTTGACAAAATGTGGTATGCAGAAGCTGCCGAATTGTACGAACAAGCTTTGAACAAAAGTGAAAAGAACCATTCTTTCGACATCATCCAAAAAGCTGGGGACGCGCATTACTTTAATACCAATATGGAAAAAGCCTATCATTGGTATAATCTGTTATATGAAAATTATGGGAAAGAAATGTCCGCTGATAATATTTTCAAATATGCACACTCTTTAAAGGGCACTGGTAAATATGCTAGGTCTAAACGCCTTATGAGGTTATACAACCGTAAAATGCAAGACCCAGATGCTTCAATTTCAAGAGACGTTGCTGAAAATGCCTTGCCAAACGAAGTTGTATTGGACGAATTGCGAAATTCTAAACAAGAATTTGATGTTCTTAATTTAGCTATAAATTCAAAATATTCAGAGTTTTCTCCAATGTTCCATAGCGATGGGCAAATAGTATACGCCTCTTCTAATGATACATCTATATTCAATACCAGAAAGTATAAATGGAACAATCAACCTTTTCTCGACTTATATGTAGCTAAACTAAATGAAGAATCGCAAGAGCTCAAAGATGCTATTAAGTTCTCTAAAGCGGTCAATACAAAATATCATGAAGCTTCAGTGACTTTCGCTCCGGATAATGAAACCATGTACTTTACAAGGAATAATTACGGTAAAAAATTAAAAAGAGATAAAAAAGGTGTAAATCACCTCAAAATATATCGTTCAACAAAAGTGAACGGTGAATGGACCGAGGCCAGAGAGGTGCCGTTTAATAGCGATGACTATTCTACTGGACATCCTGCACTTAGCCCAGACGGAAAATTACTATATTTTGTATCTGACATGCCCGGGACAATTGGCCAGACCGACATTTTTGTTGTTGACGTCCTCGGTGACGGAAGTTTTTCAGAACCAAGAAATTTAGGCCCCGGTATCAATACAGAAAGAAAAGAAATGTTTCCTTTTATAAATAAAGAGAAGCTGTATTTTTCCTCTAATGGCCATGTTGGCTTAGGCGGCTTAGATGTATTCGAAGCGGCCATAGATGAAGAGGAAGGTTTTCTTGAAGTCAAGAATGTAGGTAAACCCATAAACAGTAACAAAGACGATTTCTCCTATATCGTGAACGAGGAGAACCAAAAAGGTTTCTTCGCCTCCAACAGAAGAGGGGGTAAAGGAGATGATGATATTTATTCATTTAAACGATTGGTAGTTGAAGAAGTTCCTGAAAATCTAAATGCCATTGCAGGTGTTGTAACCGAATTGATTACAGGTAATATTATGCCAAAAGCCTTGGTAACCCTATTAGATGAAAATAACATGAAAATCAAGGAAATGGTGGCCAATGATGACGGCACGTTCCTATTTGAAGATTTAGAGGGTAACACAAAATATACCGTCAAAACAACTCGTCAAGATTACTTTGATGAAGAAGTAGGGGTATCAACAAAGGACAACGAAGTGGTGAATACAGAAGTTGCACTTCGAAGATTAAAAGAAATGATTGCAGTAGAAGATGGTATTCGCAAACTGAAAACCGAGATGATCTATTTTGATTTTGACAAATCATATATTAGAAAAGATGCATCTGAGGAACTCGACAAGCTCGTTCAGGTAATGACCGAGTATCCTACTATGGTGATTAAAATTGAATCACATACCGATTCAAGGGGAGCACGTGTATATAACAAATATTTATCTGAAAAGCGTGCCAAATCAACTAGGGCTTACATAATCTCTAAGGGAATTGACGCAAATAGAATTCAGAGTGCTATTGGTTATGGAGAAGAGCGACTGATAAATGGATGTGACGGAAGCGTAAGGTGTTCAGAGGCAAACCATTTGCTCAACAGACGATCTGAATTCATTATTGTTGAAATGTAA
- a CDS encoding DUF6747 family protein: MKNVLLIKEIYLEAFRNLGNAIVKSYFKAFSWFCFASFVIMLYAFVFRVSTGFAFD; the protein is encoded by the coding sequence ATGAAAAACGTACTTCTAATCAAAGAAATCTATTTGGAGGCCTTTAGAAACTTAGGCAATGCCATTGTCAAATCCTATTTTAAAGCCTTTTCATGGTTCTGCTTTGCCAGTTTCGTCATAATGCTTTATGCATTCGTATTTAGAGTGTCTACAGGATTTGCGTTCGATTAA
- a CDS encoding DUF6747 family protein — protein MGKLLLLKNIYFEAFRNWSNQFIKRYFKAFSWFCFSLLAIVIYAFVFRVSTGFSFGNF, from the coding sequence ATGGGAAAATTATTACTCTTAAAAAACATTTATTTTGAAGCTTTTAGAAACTGGAGCAATCAATTTATCAAAAGATATTTCAAGGCTTTTTCGTGGTTTTGTTTTTCGCTACTGGCAATTGTGATTTATGCATTTGTATTTAGAGTATCAACAGGATTTAGTTTTGGCAATTTCTAA
- a CDS encoding DUF4837 family protein — MRHFKLLFALLFFIVLSCKDQGKKSYLPSSIGAYNTLIVVIDNELWKSKVGDKVREHFAASSLGLTMDEPLFSITQIPPGVFSGAVRNSRSVLYVQKDTINLAHIKTDMYSKPQKVAVVKGNSDDEIIENLDLKAEEMIGTFKNLEISEAQTRFLKSLNKEKDIQEKFGINLNIPSIYKVVKSEENFVWVERLIQKGQMNIIAYEMPWDSFSVDSTFIKDIVRMRDSIGSLYIPGPDVPGKRTHMRSEPAFAPSVFPAEIAGRKAAEVRGLWDIKNYPMAGPFLTYIVNDRENNRKIVVEGFTFAPATEKRDYMFELEAIIKTLRFN; from the coding sequence ATGAGACATTTTAAGTTACTGTTTGCTCTTTTGTTCTTTATTGTTTTATCCTGTAAAGATCAAGGCAAAAAAAGCTATCTACCCAGCTCTATTGGCGCGTATAACACTTTAATCGTTGTAATAGATAATGAGCTATGGAAGTCTAAGGTTGGCGATAAGGTTCGCGAACATTTTGCAGCATCATCCCTAGGGTTGACAATGGATGAACCTTTATTCTCAATAACGCAGATACCACCAGGGGTTTTTTCAGGAGCAGTTCGTAATAGCAGATCGGTTCTTTATGTGCAAAAAGACACTATTAATTTGGCCCATATTAAAACTGATATGTATTCAAAACCGCAAAAGGTGGCCGTGGTTAAGGGTAATTCAGATGATGAGATAATAGAAAATCTTGACTTGAAAGCCGAAGAAATGATAGGAACCTTTAAAAACCTAGAAATTAGTGAGGCGCAGACTAGATTTCTAAAGTCTTTGAACAAAGAGAAAGATATTCAGGAGAAATTCGGAATCAATTTAAATATACCGTCAATTTATAAAGTGGTGAAAAGTGAAGAAAATTTTGTTTGGGTCGAAAGGCTTATCCAAAAAGGGCAAATGAACATTATTGCTTATGAAATGCCTTGGGATAGTTTTTCGGTAGATTCTACTTTTATTAAAGATATAGTTCGCATGCGCGACTCTATTGGCAGCTTGTATATTCCTGGTCCAGATGTTCCTGGCAAAAGAACCCATATGCGTTCGGAACCGGCATTTGCCCCATCTGTTTTTCCTGCTGAAATTGCAGGCAGAAAAGCAGCTGAGGTTCGTGGTTTATGGGATATTAAGAATTACCCTATGGCGGGACCATTCTTAACTTATATTGTCAACGACAGGGAGAATAATAGAAAAATCGTTGTGGAAGGTTTTACGTTCGCTCCGGCCACTGAAAAGAGAGATTATATGTTCGAATTGGAAGCCATAATCAAAACATTGAGATTCAATTAG
- a CDS encoding LysM peptidoglycan-binding domain-containing protein, with translation MFSFKSSCLSFVLLIFLTIPIMAQETKDAAVEQGKVVEAKDIPLDTLAINDNALPVIAIGDKKTFDLKDIEIAAKYDSLWMKELYESAELYDDMYREVSQLDTDFAPNSTLNTDTLKMRLERLNQKTPFNVAYNPSLENVIKSFLVRKRGLIERMLTVSQFYFPLFEEQLDNHDIPLEMKYLAIVESALNPRARSRVGATGLWQFMYGTGKMYKLDVSSYVDERSDPIKSTEAACLYLSKLYDIFDDWDLALAAYNSGPGNVNKAIRRSGGYKNYWNIRRNLPRETAGYVPAFLATMYLFEYAEEHGIKPKKVDRTYFETDTIHVKSLITFNQISELVGVGVDELKLLNPSYKLNIIPYVKGKDYSLRLPKAAMGKFVSNEEAIYAHVKEQLGSKESPLPQLVKADDRIRYRVRSGDYLGKIAERYGVGVSQIKRWNGLRNNNLRVGQRLTIYSRKPVTSNRATKTTKSASQKISGVGAKVHTVRSGDSLWTISRKYPGISIENLREWNGISGNNLKPGTKLKLCDCSS, from the coding sequence ATGTTTTCATTTAAATCTTCATGTTTAAGCTTTGTCTTATTGATTTTTTTGACCATTCCAATAATGGCCCAAGAAACTAAAGACGCTGCTGTTGAACAAGGCAAGGTCGTCGAGGCCAAAGATATTCCGTTAGATACACTTGCCATAAATGATAATGCGCTTCCTGTTATTGCCATTGGCGACAAAAAAACTTTTGATTTAAAGGATATCGAAATTGCTGCAAAATATGATAGCCTTTGGATGAAGGAATTATACGAAAGTGCGGAGCTTTATGACGATATGTACAGAGAAGTATCTCAGCTTGATACTGATTTTGCTCCAAACAGCACATTGAATACCGATACCCTTAAAATGCGATTGGAAAGGTTGAATCAAAAAACACCTTTTAATGTTGCGTATAATCCCTCATTAGAGAACGTGATTAAGTCTTTTTTGGTTCGTAAACGTGGCTTAATTGAGCGAATGCTTACCGTAAGCCAATTTTATTTTCCACTTTTTGAGGAACAATTAGACAACCATGATATTCCTTTGGAAATGAAGTATCTCGCCATAGTGGAATCTGCCTTGAACCCAAGGGCTAGATCTAGAGTTGGTGCTACTGGTCTATGGCAATTTATGTACGGCACGGGAAAAATGTACAAGTTAGATGTTAGTAGTTATGTAGATGAACGTAGCGACCCTATAAAATCCACAGAAGCTGCCTGTTTATACCTTTCTAAACTATATGATATTTTCGACGATTGGGATTTGGCTTTAGCGGCATATAATTCTGGTCCAGGAAATGTGAACAAGGCCATACGGCGATCAGGTGGATATAAAAACTATTGGAACATCAGAAGAAACCTTCCACGTGAAACAGCTGGTTATGTGCCTGCATTCCTAGCAACAATGTATTTGTTCGAGTATGCCGAGGAACATGGTATAAAACCAAAAAAAGTTGACCGCACCTATTTTGAAACAGACACCATTCATGTAAAAAGCTTGATTACGTTTAATCAAATTTCTGAATTGGTCGGAGTGGGCGTTGATGAATTGAAGCTGCTAAATCCATCATACAAATTAAACATCATTCCTTATGTAAAAGGAAAAGATTATTCCTTGAGATTACCAAAGGCTGCGATGGGAAAATTCGTTTCAAATGAGGAGGCTATCTATGCACACGTTAAGGAGCAATTAGGGAGCAAGGAATCTCCTTTGCCCCAGTTGGTAAAAGCGGATGATAGAATACGATATAGGGTACGAAGCGGAGATTATCTAGGAAAAATTGCAGAAAGATATGGTGTGGGAGTTAGCCAAATCAAGAGATGGAATGGTTTAAGAAACAATAATCTACGCGTAGGCCAACGGTTGACTATCTATTCCAGAAAACCAGTTACCTCTAATAGAGCTACAAAAACCACGAAATCAGCTTCGCAAAAGATAAGCGGAGTTGGAGCAAAGGTGCATACGGTAAGGAGTGGCGATTCACTTTGGACCATTTCAAGAAAATATCCTGGAATTAGTATCGAAAATCTACGAGAATGGAACGGTATTAGTGGTAATAACCTAAAACCAGGCACAAAACTGAAATTGTGCGATTGTTCATCGTAA
- a CDS encoding phosphoglycerate kinase — MMTIDDFNFENKKALIRVDFNVPLDGEFNVTDTNRIEAAKPTIIKVLEDGGSAVLMSHLGRPKGQKNQDMSLKHICGKVSEIIGVQVKFVEDCVGEMVEKAVAELQEGEVLLLENLRFYDEETSGDVDFAEKLSKLGDIYVNDAFGTAHRAHASTTIVAQFFSGQKCFGNLLAKEIKSIEKVMRTGEKPVLAILGGAKVSSKITIIENILDKVDHLIVGGGMTYTFVKAQGGKIGDSICEDDKMDLAMSILAQAKEKGVQVHIPVDVLAANDFSNDADTQVVDVDKIPDGWQGLDAGPKTLDIFKEVILKSKTILWNGPVGVFEMENFSNGTISVGDFIDEATQNGAFSLVGGGDSVAAVKQFGFQEKVSYVSTGGGAMLESLEGKTLPGIAAILEG, encoded by the coding sequence ATGATGACCATTGACGATTTTAATTTTGAAAATAAAAAAGCATTGATTCGAGTTGATTTCAATGTTCCATTGGATGGGGAATTCAATGTAACGGATACGAATAGAATTGAAGCTGCGAAACCAACTATAATCAAGGTTTTGGAAGATGGAGGCAGTGCTGTTTTGATGAGTCATTTAGGGAGACCAAAAGGGCAGAAAAACCAAGATATGTCGCTTAAACATATTTGCGGTAAAGTTTCTGAGATTATTGGAGTTCAAGTTAAGTTTGTTGAAGATTGTGTTGGTGAGATGGTTGAAAAAGCTGTTGCTGAACTTCAGGAAGGAGAGGTTTTATTATTGGAAAACCTTCGTTTTTATGATGAGGAAACTTCTGGTGATGTCGATTTTGCTGAAAAACTTTCGAAATTGGGTGATATTTATGTGAATGATGCTTTTGGAACCGCTCACAGGGCCCATGCTTCAACTACAATTGTTGCGCAGTTCTTTTCTGGCCAAAAATGCTTTGGCAACTTATTGGCCAAAGAGATAAAATCTATTGAGAAAGTGATGCGTACAGGAGAAAAACCTGTGTTGGCAATTCTAGGAGGGGCAAAGGTTTCTTCTAAGATCACCATAATTGAAAACATACTTGACAAGGTGGATCATCTAATTGTCGGTGGAGGTATGACGTATACTTTTGTAAAGGCCCAAGGGGGTAAAATCGGGGATTCTATTTGTGAGGATGACAAAATGGATCTTGCGATGAGTATACTTGCCCAGGCTAAGGAAAAAGGGGTTCAAGTTCATATACCTGTTGATGTTTTGGCAGCAAATGATTTTAGCAACGATGCCGATACACAAGTGGTTGATGTAGATAAAATACCAGATGGCTGGCAAGGTCTGGATGCCGGTCCAAAAACTTTGGATATTTTCAAAGAAGTGATTTTAAAAAGTAAAACCATTTTGTGGAATGGCCCTGTTGGGGTCTTTGAAATGGAGAATTTTTCGAATGGAACCATCAGCGTTGGTGATTTTATTGATGAAGCCACACAAAATGGTGCTTTTTCATTAGTAGGTGGTGGTGATTCGGTAGCGGCTGTCAAGCAATTTGGATTCCAAGAAAAAGTGAGCTACGTCTCTACTGGTGGTGGTGCGATGTTAGAGAGCCTCGAGGGAAAAACTTTGCCCGGAATCGCTGCAATATTAGAAGGGTAA
- a CDS encoding ATP-binding protein, with amino-acid sequence MLFNDILGLSHIKNHLAQSADAGRIPHAQLFVGPEGSGALSMAIAYAQYIICANQNAENSSVDNQACNIKCNTLSHPDMHFAFPVSNSDKVKSHAVSNHYMEEWRQFIMEQPYGNLFDWYRLIGIEKKQGQIGVDEAHAIVKKLSLKSYEGGYKVMLIWMAEKMNVATANKLLKLIEEPPEKTVFLLVAQNEEQIIQTIKSRCQILHFPPLAEEFMAKALEDKGLMREEALRLAHEANGNFNKALDLMNNDSEDLVFEKWFVQWVRSAFKAKGNKSAIHELILWAEEVAKTGRETQKKFLQYCIAVMRQAMLINFNIKELAFMRIHMDGFQLEKFAPFIHENNILDIVEELENAMYHIERNGNSKIILTDLSIKLTRLLHKKESSLIN; translated from the coding sequence ATGCTGTTCAATGATATACTGGGACTTTCCCATATAAAAAATCACCTGGCCCAAAGCGCTGATGCCGGTCGAATACCCCATGCCCAATTATTCGTGGGGCCTGAAGGTTCGGGTGCACTGTCAATGGCAATAGCTTATGCACAATATATAATATGTGCCAATCAAAATGCCGAAAACAGTAGTGTTGATAATCAAGCTTGTAATATTAAGTGCAATACACTTTCCCATCCCGATATGCATTTTGCTTTTCCTGTTTCAAATTCCGATAAGGTGAAAAGTCATGCAGTGAGTAATCACTATATGGAGGAATGGCGGCAATTTATCATGGAACAACCTTATGGAAACCTTTTTGATTGGTACCGTTTAATTGGAATTGAAAAAAAACAAGGACAAATAGGGGTTGATGAGGCACATGCTATAGTGAAGAAGCTTTCCTTAAAATCATATGAGGGAGGGTATAAAGTGATGCTGATATGGATGGCAGAAAAAATGAACGTTGCCACGGCCAATAAGCTTTTGAAATTGATTGAGGAACCTCCTGAAAAAACTGTTTTTCTATTGGTTGCACAAAATGAGGAGCAGATTATCCAGACCATAAAATCTCGTTGTCAAATTCTACATTTTCCGCCTCTTGCCGAAGAGTTCATGGCAAAAGCCCTGGAGGACAAAGGACTCATGCGAGAGGAGGCATTACGCCTGGCACATGAGGCCAACGGCAATTTTAATAAGGCCCTTGATTTAATGAACAACGATTCAGAGGATCTTGTCTTTGAGAAATGGTTTGTACAATGGGTACGAAGTGCGTTCAAGGCAAAAGGCAATAAATCTGCTATACATGAACTTATTCTATGGGCTGAAGAAGTTGCTAAAACCGGAAGAGAAACACAGAAAAAATTTCTACAATACTGCATAGCAGTAATGCGCCAGGCCATGTTGATTAACTTTAACATTAAAGAACTGGCCTTTATGCGAATTCACATGGATGGTTTTCAATTGGAAAAATTCGCCCCTTTTATTCATGAAAACAACATTTTGGATATTGTGGAAGAGCTAGAAAATGCCATGTACCATATTGAGCGAAATGGCAATTCTAAAATAATACTTACCGATCTTTCAATAAAACTCACACGTCTATTGCATAAAAAAGAAAGTTCGCTTATCAACTAA
- a CDS encoding DoxX family membrane protein → MEHPLNNVTEILLLLFLVITFIQSGLDKIMDWNGNISWLRGHFSKTFLGGMVPFLVATILILEIVAGILCIIGIYQLVAEGKSALALYGAILSCIALLMLLFGQRIAKDYDGARTIAIYFVPAIFLVFLLQP, encoded by the coding sequence ATGGAGCATCCACTAAATAACGTCACTGAGATTTTACTTTTATTGTTTTTGGTAATTACATTTATTCAAAGTGGATTGGATAAAATAATGGACTGGAATGGAAATATATCATGGCTTAGAGGACATTTTTCAAAGACCTTTTTGGGAGGCATGGTGCCTTTCCTAGTGGCCACAATACTAATTCTTGAGATAGTCGCCGGAATCCTGTGCATAATAGGCATCTACCAACTTGTAGCTGAAGGTAAAAGTGCCTTGGCATTATATGGTGCAATTTTGTCTTGTATTGCTTTGCTTATGTTACTATTTGGACAACGAATAGCCAAAGATTATGATGGGGCAAGAACCATTGCAATATACTTTGTACCGGCAATCTTTCTAGTCTTTTTGCTACAACCGTAG
- a CDS encoding OmpH family outer membrane protein, with translation MKRVLFAIVVLMMVSCQQEKIGYVDNVKLMEDYQEKIDVEAKYKTRLDAFGKKKDSISQAFQLEAQAFQLKAQKMSQKKAQEEYAVIQQKGQFIGQQLQQEEQQLQLQGQTEMDSLVTKVKNEIKDFGKKNAYSYILGGGDGGSVLYGTDANDLTSQITKILNDNYSK, from the coding sequence ATGAAAAGAGTATTATTCGCTATAGTCGTATTGATGATGGTATCATGTCAACAGGAAAAAATAGGATATGTTGACAACGTAAAATTGATGGAGGACTATCAAGAAAAAATAGATGTTGAGGCCAAATACAAAACAAGATTGGATGCCTTTGGGAAAAAGAAGGACAGTATTTCGCAAGCCTTTCAACTAGAGGCACAGGCCTTTCAATTGAAAGCTCAGAAGATGTCACAAAAGAAAGCTCAAGAAGAATATGCTGTTATTCAACAGAAAGGACAATTCATAGGGCAACAATTGCAACAAGAAGAACAACAATTACAATTACAGGGCCAAACCGAAATGGATAGCTTAGTGACTAAGGTGAAAAATGAGATCAAGGATTTTGGTAAGAAAAACGCCTACTCATATATTTTAGGTGGTGGCGATGGAGGTAGCGTTCTTTATGGTACCGATGCCAATGACCTTACTTCGCAAATCACCAAAATTTTAAATGACAATTACTCAAAGTAA
- a CDS encoding class I SAM-dependent methyltransferase, with the protein MKSYLKTKDYSVTGEVFELVVDEELEMLITQPQPKYLDKYYDSDKYISHTDANDTLVDRIYQVVKKYSIWRKFKIVKKYGTDCRTILDVGAGTGDFLFTAKKCEWEVSGVEPNHDARMRAKEKGVNLCTSLEDLKKNNFSTITLWHVLEHLPNLNHQIKQLVSLLGKEGTMVVAVPNYKSYDAKYYKEYWAAYDVPRHLHHFSKTAIEKLFSNHGMKVVKTKPMVFDSFYVSLLSEKYKTGRQNYVRAIAIGFLSNLKAWVSGEYSSHIYVLKRE; encoded by the coding sequence ATGAAATCATATTTAAAGACTAAAGATTATTCGGTAACCGGAGAAGTTTTTGAACTTGTTGTCGATGAAGAATTAGAGATGTTGATTACCCAACCTCAACCCAAATATCTTGATAAATATTACGACAGTGACAAATACATTTCACATACAGATGCCAATGATACTTTAGTCGACAGGATATATCAAGTCGTAAAAAAGTATAGTATTTGGAGGAAGTTCAAAATCGTGAAAAAATATGGCACGGATTGTAGAACTATTTTAGATGTTGGAGCGGGAACTGGTGATTTTTTGTTTACTGCTAAAAAATGTGAGTGGGAAGTGAGTGGGGTAGAACCTAATCATGATGCAAGAATGCGTGCTAAAGAAAAAGGAGTGAATCTGTGCACAAGTTTGGAAGATCTCAAGAAGAATAACTTCAGTACAATTACCCTGTGGCATGTTTTGGAGCATTTACCAAATCTTAACCATCAAATTAAGCAACTGGTTTCTTTACTTGGGAAAGAAGGTACGATGGTTGTAGCCGTCCCTAATTATAAATCATACGATGCAAAGTACTACAAGGAATATTGGGCGGCGTATGATGTACCACGACATCTTCACCATTTTTCTAAAACCGCCATTGAGAAACTCTTTTCAAACCATGGGATGAAAGTGGTTAAAACAAAACCAATGGTTTTTGATTCATTCTATGTTTCTCTGTTATCTGAAAAATATAAGACAGGCCGTCAAAACTATGTTAGGGCAATTGCGATTGGTTTTCTTTCAAATTTGAAGGCTTGGGTTAGCGGGGAGTACTCTTCTCATATTTATGTTCTAAAAAGGGAGTAA